ACCCGCCTGCGCCTCGGGCACGGCGGCGTTGAGCCAGACCGTGCCGATGCCGCTGACCTGCGCGAGCGTCTGGCCCGCGCCGAGCGTTACACCCTGACGCGCGTCGAGCGACTGGATCACGCCCGCGATCGGCGAGCGGATCGTCACCGTGCCATTGGTCCGGCCCGTCCGTTCGACCTCGCCGATCAGCGCATCGGACATGCCCATCAGCCGCAGCCGCTGGCGTGCGGCGGCGGTCAGCTCGGGCTTGCCGAGCCTCTTCACGGCAAGGAACTCGGTCTGCGCGCCGCCCCATTCGGGCAGCTGGAGGTCGGCGATGGGCGCGCCCGCGCCGATCACATCGCCGGGCGCGCGGGCGTAGACGCGGGTGACGAAGCCGCCGGACCGGGCCTGGACGATCGCCACGTCGCGCTGGTTGAAGTCGATCGTGCCGGTAACCGTGAGGGCAGAGGGCAAGGCGCCCATTTCGGCCGCGACCACGCGCATGCCAAGATTCTGCCGCGCAGCGGGATCGACGCTGACGCCGGGCATCGCATCGCCCATGGGGGCGTCGTCGGCATATTTGGGCACGGTCTTCATCCCCATCGACGAGAGCGAATTGGGGTTATCGTAGTGCTCGGCCGGCACCATCGGATCGTACCAGTAGAGGATCTTGCGACCCGATTGGGCCGATCCCGTTTCAGTCGTGGCCGGGCCGCCTTTTTGTCCGAGCCAATAGCCGCCACCACCGGCAAGCATCGTGACTGCCAGCACCCCGGTGCCCCAGCGCATTGCGTTTGTCCTGTCCAGCGTCATGGCCGAACTCCTCCATAAGTGTAGTTGATCCGGATCGCGTCGCGGGCGACCTCGGCTTCGCGCGAAAGCGCATCGACTTCGGCTTCGGCGAGCGCCAGGCTCGATAGCAAAGCACTTCCGAGATCGAGCTTGCCCGCGGCGTAACTCGCCATGTCGAGTTCGGCCCGGCGCTTGGCGAGCGGCACCAATGTATCGCGCGCATTCATCAGCCGCTGGTGATGCAAGGCATAGTCCGCAAGGTCGGCATTGAGTTCGGCCAAGAGGTCACGCTCTCCAGCTTGGCGCATCAACCCAGCACGTTGCGCCTCGCTTTCGCGCGCGGCGATCAAGGGATCTTGCCGGCGCTTTGCGAAGAA
This region of Novosphingobium sp. CECT 9465 genomic DNA includes:
- a CDS encoding efflux RND transporter periplasmic adaptor subunit; the protein is MTLDRTNAMRWGTGVLAVTMLAGGGGYWLGQKGGPATTETGSAQSGRKILYWYDPMVPAEHYDNPNSLSSMGMKTVPKYADDAPMGDAMPGVSVDPAARQNLGMRVVAAEMGALPSALTVTGTIDFNQRDVAIVQARSGGFVTRVYARAPGDVIGAGAPIADLQLPEWGGAQTEFLAVKRLGKPELTAAARQRLRLMGMSDALIGEVERTGRTNGTVTIRSPIAGVIQSLDARQGVTLGAGQTLAQVSGIGTVWLNAAVPEAQAGMVRVGQSASATLTAFPGESFAGRVSAMLPAAQADSRTLTVRIELANRGGRLRPGMFAAVALGSEGGQALLVPSEAVIRTGARTLVMLALADGRYRPAEVRTGREGGGKTEVLAGLAAGEKLVASGQFLLDSEASLTGIAARPIGGGQ